A single window of Flavobacterium sp. 140616W15 DNA harbors:
- the wrbA gene encoding NAD(P)H:quinone oxidoreductase encodes MKKQLLALLTVIFIGFGANAQVKTPETTVLVLIHSQSGGTYKMAKAMAEGIQEYPNTKATIKRVASINPKEKLTAEVEKLPVATIEELANYDGIAFGSPVHFANISADMNYFFSKSIPIWTSRVLEGKPATVFMSAGSGAGKEAAILSFWNILASHGMVIVPTGIMGTATLDKTVPQGNTPFGATSLAGSTGTRPSASELNLAKEQGKALARVASGLKNTESAKMLKLTPAEKVGFDVNKVLKDNNIVIPEAPMPVGNYVPFTISNNKVYINQVALKDGKILNPGKVGATVTDEQAKEATYQTMLNVIAVLKVACGGDLNKVKQCVQLTGYFNTTPEYTQHAGLMNSASNLTALVFGEKGKHARATVGAVSLPINSAVEIQAIFEIE; translated from the coding sequence ATGAAAAAGCAATTACTCGCATTATTAACCGTAATTTTTATAGGTTTTGGTGCAAATGCGCAAGTTAAAACACCTGAGACTACTGTTTTGGTTCTTATCCATTCTCAGAGCGGAGGAACATATAAAATGGCTAAAGCTATGGCAGAGGGAATTCAGGAGTATCCAAATACAAAAGCAACAATAAAAAGAGTTGCTTCGATAAATCCAAAAGAAAAATTAACTGCTGAGGTAGAGAAATTGCCAGTGGCAACAATCGAAGAATTGGCTAATTACGATGGAATCGCTTTTGGTAGCCCAGTTCATTTTGCAAACATCAGTGCCGATATGAATTACTTTTTTAGCAAAAGTATTCCAATTTGGACTTCAAGAGTTTTAGAAGGAAAACCAGCAACTGTTTTTATGTCGGCTGGATCGGGAGCAGGAAAAGAAGCGGCAATTTTGTCTTTTTGGAACATCCTTGCCTCACACGGAATGGTAATTGTACCTACAGGAATTATGGGAACAGCTACTTTGGATAAAACAGTTCCACAAGGAAATACTCCTTTTGGAGCAACTTCATTGGCTGGATCAACAGGAACAAGACCTTCGGCTAGCGAATTGAATTTGGCAAAAGAACAAGGTAAAGCTTTGGCAAGAGTAGCTTCGGGCTTAAAAAACACAGAAAGCGCTAAAATGCTCAAACTAACTCCAGCAGAAAAAGTAGGTTTTGATGTGAATAAAGTATTAAAAGATAATAATATTGTGATTCCTGAAGCTCCTATGCCAGTTGGGAATTACGTACCCTTTACCATTTCGAATAATAAAGTGTACATCAATCAAGTTGCATTAAAAGATGGTAAGATATTAAATCCAGGTAAAGTGGGTGCAACAGTTACAGACGAACAAGCCAAAGAAGCAACGTATCAAACCATGCTTAATGTTATTGCGGTATTAAAAGTAGCTTGCGGAGGTGATTTGAACAAAGTAAAACAATGTGTTCAGTTAACAGGATATTTTAATACAACACCTGAATATACACAACATGCAGGTCTTATGAATTCGGCTTCTAATTTAACAGCATTGGTTTTTGGAGAAAAAGGAAAGCATGCAAGAGCGACAGTTGGAGCAGTTTCGTTACCGATAAATTCGGCAGTTGAAATTCAGGCAATTTTCGAAATCGAATAA
- a CDS encoding sigma-54 dependent transcriptional regulator — translation MRKKQANILVVDDQEEILFSVKMILKKQFESIFTTNDPKKIISLLSENPIDVVLLDMNYRIGFEDGREGIHWLKEIKLLSPQTVVILMTGFGKIETAVEGIKIGAFDYVLKPWNNEKLLTTIDNAVNESRKKSKKIIVKTEEKRYFTGTSDKIKRAYTIADKVAKTDANVLILGENGTGKFVFAQHIHQNSQRKDSPFVHVDLGSLSDNLFESELFGYTKGAFTDAQTDTPGRFETASEGTIFLDEIGNIPLHLQAKLLHVLQTKSVTRLGESKARPLNVRIIAATNSDIKAEVINKTFREDLLYRINTMEITLPALRERKDDIVPMAEYLLNQIGEKYNQPDIVFDDNVAKYLEKYPWKGNVREMENKIERALILSENNIITVNDLDILDFEDILIDDENPLSEMEKNAIEKSLLKNNRNISKTAEELGLSRASLYRRIEKYGLKNIE, via the coding sequence ATGCGAAAAAAACAAGCCAATATATTAGTTGTCGATGATCAGGAAGAAATTCTTTTTTCAGTAAAAATGATTCTAAAAAAACAGTTTGAATCTATTTTTACTACAAACGACCCAAAAAAAATCATCTCTCTTTTATCCGAAAATCCAATTGATGTTGTTTTATTAGACATGAATTATCGTATTGGTTTTGAAGATGGCCGCGAAGGAATTCATTGGCTAAAAGAAATTAAGTTATTATCTCCACAAACCGTTGTTATTTTGATGACTGGTTTTGGAAAAATAGAAACTGCTGTAGAAGGCATAAAAATAGGTGCCTTTGATTATGTTTTAAAACCTTGGAACAATGAAAAACTATTAACGACAATTGACAATGCGGTTAATGAAAGTCGAAAAAAATCAAAGAAAATAATCGTAAAAACCGAAGAAAAAAGATATTTCACCGGAACTTCTGATAAAATAAAGCGAGCGTATACAATTGCCGATAAAGTTGCTAAAACAGATGCCAACGTACTAATTTTAGGAGAAAACGGAACTGGTAAATTTGTTTTCGCACAACATATCCATCAAAATTCGCAACGAAAAGACAGCCCTTTTGTTCATGTAGATTTAGGCTCTTTAAGCGATAATTTATTCGAAAGCGAACTATTTGGTTATACCAAAGGAGCTTTTACAGACGCACAAACCGATACTCCAGGACGATTTGAAACTGCTTCAGAGGGAACTATTTTTCTAGACGAAATAGGAAATATCCCTTTGCACTTACAAGCGAAGCTATTGCACGTTTTACAAACCAAATCGGTTACACGCTTAGGCGAAAGTAAAGCCAGACCTCTAAACGTACGCATAATAGCGGCTACTAATAGCGATATCAAAGCCGAAGTAATAAACAAAACATTTCGTGAAGATTTATTGTATCGCATCAATACCATGGAAATTACTTTGCCAGCTTTGCGCGAGCGAAAAGACGACATTGTACCAATGGCTGAATATCTTCTTAATCAAATTGGAGAAAAATACAATCAACCTGATATAGTTTTTGATGATAACGTTGCCAAGTATTTAGAAAAATATCCTTGGAAAGGAAACGTACGTGAGATGGAAAACAAAATTGAAAGAGCTTTAATTCTATCCGAAAATAATATCATTACTGTAAATGATTTAGACATTCTTGATTTTGAAGACATTCTGATTGATGACGAAAATCCTTTATCTGAGATGGAGAAAAATGCTATTGAAAAATCTTTACTTAAGAACAACAGAAACATTAGCAAAACTGCCGAAGAACTAGGATTATCCAGAGCTTCTCTTTACCGAAGAATTGAAAAATATGGTTTAAAAAATATCGAATAA
- a CDS encoding MGMT family protein: protein MAEDNFFERVYVIARQIPYGKVTSYGAIAKALGTARSARMVGWAMNACYNRDDVPAHRVVNRKGLLSGKHHFDGTNLMQQLLENEGIEVKDNQIVDFEKHFWQPAIEI, encoded by the coding sequence ATGGCAGAGGATAATTTTTTCGAAAGGGTATATGTAATTGCAAGACAGATTCCGTACGGGAAAGTAACATCGTATGGTGCTATTGCAAAGGCTTTAGGAACTGCACGTTCAGCAAGAATGGTAGGTTGGGCAATGAATGCTTGCTATAATAGGGATGATGTACCTGCGCATCGTGTAGTAAATAGAAAAGGATTGTTAAGTGGCAAACATCATTTTGACGGAACCAACCTAATGCAGCAATTACTCGAAAATGAAGGTATCGAAGTCAAAGACAATCAGATTGTAGATTTTGAAAAGCATTTTTGGCAACCAGCAATAGAGATTTAG
- a CDS encoding AsmA family protein, producing MKHFLQSAHFKKYAKRIIFFFLGLIGLVLIASGGLAFYFSHNKTEIVSKINNKINDNISGAIDIGDIQYKFLTGFPNLTLALKDVNLKDSLWAEHKRTFLVAKEIEVRLNIMSLLSDKIDFHKIEINDATLDLYNGPNGITNTDIFRKKTKKEEKANTKTTLIDEISMTNVHFISENKPRNKLFDFEVMALKAKINYDGNNWNTNLFVDTNVKSMAFNTEKGSFAKDKRIRGIITAVYKSDQNKITANVDGLEIGGDKFDVKSSFEVGNEPSSNFLIEIKTKILWKDATNLLANNISSKLKFYDLKKPIDVTCILDGDFNAEGDPKINVTAVVKNNELHIPDGSISDCSFNGKFTNIFKEELGCEDANSAVIIKDFKGAYNKMAFEIPDAMIHNFDKPVATGILSANFEVEKLNSIINADLMHFSNGQAKVDFKFECDIVDLYFRKPKFIGSVRVANASLKYVPKGLNFEKTNIQLDFTEQALLIKKFVFKDRHNTVYVEGRVDNFLNLYYDAPEKMLIDWKIYSPSIDVKQFIGVIAATQKKKQVAKKTTSRESFSDQLHTVINKCQVVLQLNLDKLVYGKLTASNAKATIKLTNSNVTVHDGFLKTSGGTVAFSGVLSPKGNKYNLQSNAQVNDVDITSFLTSFNNFDIKSFDAKDIKGKLTTKANIGGLMDAQGNLVPKSATGNVSFKVNNGALVNFEPIVKIGKFAFPFRDVKNITFSDLSGNLVLRGHDIDVLGLRVSSSVLNFDVEGVYSIGNNTNLAMTVPLRNSKNDAKLATKAERDAIRNRGIVLHLLAVDDGGKIKIKWGKRDK from the coding sequence ATGAAACATTTTCTTCAGTCGGCTCATTTTAAAAAGTATGCCAAACGCATTATTTTCTTTTTCTTAGGACTCATTGGTTTGGTATTAATAGCATCAGGCGGATTGGCGTTTTACTTTAGTCATAACAAAACCGAAATTGTTTCTAAAATAAATAATAAGATAAACGACAATATCAGTGGGGCAATTGATATAGGAGATATTCAGTATAAGTTTCTTACGGGATTTCCTAATCTTACATTGGCATTAAAAGATGTTAATCTAAAAGATAGTTTGTGGGCTGAACACAAAAGAACATTTCTAGTGGCAAAAGAAATAGAAGTGCGATTAAATATTATGAGTTTACTATCTGATAAAATAGACTTTCATAAAATCGAAATAAATGATGCAACACTCGATTTGTACAACGGCCCAAACGGAATAACAAACACGGACATCTTCAGAAAAAAAACTAAAAAAGAAGAAAAAGCCAACACTAAAACAACATTGATTGATGAAATAAGCATGACCAATGTGCATTTTATTTCTGAAAACAAACCACGAAATAAATTATTCGATTTTGAAGTAATGGCCTTAAAAGCCAAAATTAATTACGATGGGAATAATTGGAACACCAATCTTTTTGTAGATACAAATGTAAAAAGTATGGCATTCAATACTGAAAAAGGAAGCTTTGCCAAAGACAAACGAATCAGAGGAATTATTACAGCGGTATACAAGTCAGACCAAAACAAAATTACAGCCAATGTAGATGGACTCGAAATAGGAGGAGATAAATTTGATGTTAAATCCAGTTTTGAAGTAGGTAATGAACCCAGTTCCAATTTCTTGATTGAAATAAAAACAAAGATTCTCTGGAAGGATGCAACCAATTTATTGGCAAATAATATTAGTTCAAAACTAAAATTCTATGATTTAAAAAAACCGATAGATGTAACCTGCATTCTCGATGGTGATTTTAATGCCGAAGGCGATCCTAAGATTAATGTAACCGCCGTAGTAAAGAATAATGAATTGCATATTCCAGATGGATCTATCTCAGATTGTAGCTTCAATGGTAAGTTTACAAACATATTCAAAGAAGAACTAGGATGTGAAGATGCAAATTCGGCGGTGATAATAAAAGATTTTAAAGGAGCCTATAACAAAATGGCGTTTGAAATTCCGGATGCGATGATTCATAATTTTGATAAACCAGTAGCAACGGGAATCTTAAGTGCTAATTTTGAAGTTGAAAAACTCAACAGTATAATAAATGCCGATTTAATGCATTTTTCTAACGGTCAAGCCAAAGTCGATTTTAAGTTTGAATGTGATATCGTTGATTTGTACTTCAGAAAACCAAAATTTATAGGAAGTGTTCGCGTTGCAAATGCTAGTTTAAAGTACGTTCCTAAAGGGCTTAATTTTGAAAAAACAAACATTCAGTTAGACTTTACCGAACAAGCACTTTTAATTAAAAAATTCGTGTTCAAAGACCGTCATAATACAGTTTATGTAGAAGGAAGAGTCGATAATTTTTTGAATCTGTATTATGATGCTCCCGAAAAAATGTTAATCGATTGGAAGATTTATAGTCCAAGTATCGATGTGAAACAATTTATAGGAGTTATTGCCGCAACGCAAAAAAAGAAACAAGTTGCAAAAAAGACAACCAGTCGGGAGAGTTTCTCAGATCAGCTTCATACCGTTATAAATAAATGTCAGGTAGTATTGCAACTTAATTTAGATAAGTTAGTCTATGGAAAATTAACCGCTTCAAATGCCAAAGCAACTATTAAATTAACCAACTCCAATGTAACAGTACATGATGGATTTCTGAAAACATCAGGAGGAACGGTAGCTTTCTCGGGGGTATTGAGTCCTAAAGGGAATAAGTACAATCTTCAGTCCAATGCACAGGTTAATGATGTAGATATTACCAGTTTCCTAACATCATTTAATAATTTCGATATTAAGTCATTTGATGCAAAAGATATAAAAGGAAAACTAACAACCAAAGCAAATATTGGAGGATTAATGGATGCTCAAGGAAATCTTGTGCCCAAATCGGCAACAGGAAATGTTAGTTTTAAAGTCAATAACGGCGCTTTGGTAAACTTTGAGCCAATCGTAAAAATCGGGAAGTTTGCCTTTCCGTTTCGTGATGTAAAGAATATCACATTCAGCGATTTGTCAGGAAACCTTGTTTTAAGAGGACATGATATCGATGTCTTGGGTTTAAGAGTTAGCTCGAGTGTTCTGAATTTTGATGTCGAAGGAGTTTATTCTATTGGCAACAATACCAATCTAGCGATGACAGTTCCACTCCGAAATTCTAAAAACGATGCCAAACTAGCCACCAAAGCCGAACGCGACGCTATTCGCAACAGAGGGATCGTTTTACATCTATTAGCTGTCGATGATGGAGGGAAAATCAAAATTAAATGGGGGAAGAGGGATAAGTAA
- a CDS encoding PAS domain-containing sensor histidine kinase, with protein MNDYFSSLFNVPKVSHWSYLKNHLPSLCDEIENTHFSELKTAISVKIEQQDLQTFTLQTSLTKSLNKEYFIILLDSIQRVIDKKEKEAWITLMKVISHELMNSLTPIRSLSQNLLQIIDQEKLEEDDFEDIKNSISTIINRSDHLQVFVENYRKLTMLPTPNKIPTSINSLFTDCLKIMSPILKEQGIELINSINSSRNILIDKSQMEQVIINLITNSIFALKERQEKKIFLSALTENNRFFITISDTGKGIDPEIRNKIFLPFFTTRKEGAGIGLTLSKNIIEAHGGYLTYQADENRTNFVICLITS; from the coding sequence ATGAATGATTATTTCTCTTCCCTATTTAATGTACCCAAAGTAAGTCATTGGAGTTACCTTAAAAATCACCTTCCATCATTGTGCGACGAAATTGAAAACACTCATTTTAGCGAATTAAAAACAGCTATCAGCGTTAAGATTGAGCAACAGGATTTACAAACTTTTACGCTCCAGACCTCGCTTACAAAATCATTAAATAAAGAATACTTTATTATCTTGCTAGACAGCATACAGCGTGTTATTGACAAAAAAGAAAAAGAAGCCTGGATTACCTTAATGAAGGTTATCTCACACGAATTAATGAATTCCTTAACTCCAATTCGTTCGCTTTCGCAAAATTTACTTCAAATAATTGATCAGGAAAAGCTTGAAGAAGATGATTTTGAGGACATCAAAAATAGTATATCGACTATTATAAACCGTAGTGATCATTTACAGGTTTTCGTAGAAAATTATCGAAAACTAACTATGTTGCCTACTCCAAATAAAATCCCAACATCGATTAATTCTCTTTTTACTGATTGTTTAAAAATCATGTCGCCAATTTTAAAGGAACAAGGAATTGAATTGATAAACAGTATCAACAGTTCCCGTAACATCCTCATTGATAAAAGTCAAATGGAACAAGTTATTATCAACTTGATTACCAATAGTATTTTTGCTTTAAAAGAAAGACAAGAGAAAAAAATATTCTTATCGGCATTGACCGAAAACAATCGTTTTTTTATTACAATATCCGACACTGGGAAAGGAATTGACCCTGAAATAAGAAATAAAATATTCCTTCCCTTTTTTACAACCCGAAAAGAAGGTGCAGGAATAGGGCTTACGCTTTCAAAGAATATTATTGAAGCTCACGGTGGCTATTTAACCTACCAAGCCGATGAAAACAGAACGAATTTTGTGATTTGCCTGATTACATCCTAA
- a CDS encoding HPF/RaiA family ribosome-associated protein → MKIQINTDKNIEGHERLEAYFSGELNKSLARFEDKVTRIEVHFGDENGEKFSLNDKKCVIEVRPVKLQPITVTDHADTLEKAFQGALGKIKKSLTTTFEKMKEY, encoded by the coding sequence ATGAAAATTCAAATCAACACCGACAAAAACATAGAAGGACACGAAAGATTAGAAGCTTATTTCTCTGGCGAATTAAATAAATCGTTGGCACGTTTTGAAGATAAGGTTACACGCATCGAAGTACATTTTGGAGACGAAAACGGAGAGAAATTCAGCCTAAACGACAAGAAATGTGTGATTGAAGTTCGTCCTGTAAAATTACAGCCTATTACTGTTACAGATCACGCCGATACACTTGAAAAAGCTTTTCAAGGTGCTTTGGGTAAAATCAAAAAATCACTTACTACAACTTTCGAAAAAATGAAAGAGTATTAA
- a CDS encoding NAD(P)H-binding protein — protein sequence MKKAIIYGASGLVGSYILEYLLNNPNYEQIIIVVRKDLNIKHPKLKTLIGDFHSLDNVVKGIQTDEIYIALGTTQKKTPDQKIYYQIDHDYPVLASKLAKENGAKAVFLVSAVGANPNSSVFYTKTKGEAEEDILNLNFDYTYIFRPSMILGNRKENRPLEKVLKTLFKIINPLFVASLSKYKGIEASDIAKAMVNSADGANERVKILHWKEMIALLK from the coding sequence ATGAAAAAAGCAATTATTTATGGAGCAAGCGGACTAGTTGGATCTTATATACTTGAATATTTGCTAAACAATCCTAATTACGAACAAATCATTATCGTTGTTCGGAAAGACTTAAACATTAAGCATCCTAAACTAAAAACTCTTATTGGTGATTTTCATTCTTTAGATAACGTAGTCAAAGGCATTCAGACAGACGAAATTTATATCGCTCTTGGAACCACACAAAAGAAAACCCCTGATCAAAAAATATATTACCAAATTGATCATGACTATCCTGTATTAGCTTCGAAATTGGCTAAGGAGAATGGAGCAAAAGCTGTGTTTTTGGTCTCCGCGGTTGGAGCAAATCCAAATTCATCTGTATTTTACACTAAGACAAAAGGAGAAGCCGAAGAGGATATCCTCAACCTAAATTTTGATTATACGTATATCTTTCGCCCTTCGATGATTTTAGGAAATAGAAAAGAAAACCGACCTCTTGAAAAAGTTTTAAAGACACTCTTCAAAATCATCAACCCTTTATTCGTAGCTAGTCTAAGCAAGTACAAAGGCATTGAAGCTAGTGATATTGCCAAAGCAATGGTTAATAGTGCTGATGGGGCTAATGAAAGAGTCAAAATATTGCATTGGAAAGAAATGATTGCTTTATTAAAATAA
- a CDS encoding LysE family transporter: MTFIIPLILGFITAFIGIIPPGLINMTAAKVNLKEGRKNALWFVVGAVLIIFCQVYLAILSARIIDQRPDVVILLREIGFIIFAILTIYFLWIAKEPKKKKNKIKNNSKKSRFFLGMLLSGLNFFPIPYYVFVSVTLASYKLFLFENYFISVFVTGSVLGSFTVFYCYIAFFQKIEQKTDYILKNMNIIIGSITGVISIITLFNIIRYYFA, encoded by the coding sequence ATGACATTTATTATCCCTTTAATTTTAGGTTTTATTACGGCTTTTATTGGTATTATTCCACCAGGACTAATAAACATGACGGCAGCTAAAGTGAATTTAAAAGAAGGGAGAAAAAATGCCTTGTGGTTTGTTGTTGGAGCAGTACTTATTATTTTCTGTCAAGTATATTTGGCGATTTTATCGGCAAGAATTATTGATCAGCGACCAGATGTTGTAATCTTATTGCGCGAAATTGGTTTTATAATCTTTGCTATTCTAACGATCTATTTTCTTTGGATTGCAAAAGAGCCTAAGAAAAAGAAAAACAAGATTAAAAATAACAGCAAGAAAAGTCGTTTCTTTTTAGGAATGTTACTTTCAGGGCTTAATTTTTTTCCAATTCCGTATTATGTCTTTGTTAGTGTAACACTGGCTTCCTATAAATTGTTTTTGTTCGAAAACTATTTTATATCTGTGTTTGTAACGGGATCAGTTTTGGGATCGTTTACCGTTTTTTACTGCTACATTGCTTTTTTTCAAAAGATAGAGCAAAAAACAGATTATATACTTAAGAACATGAATATCATTATCGGAAGCATTACAGGGGTGATTTCGATAATCACACTTTTTAATATTATACGATATTATTTCGCTTAG
- a CDS encoding HNH endonuclease, protein MFQSEKILAEKENTTIESKFEDILSDIKDLKGEDVIREVRTRVNQSVFRKMVLSNYNNKCAITGIDIPELLLASHIIPWSKNEEHRLNPENGICFSALYDKAFDKGLIGINTNHEIVFSDAIKKKRETEFYQTYFSPIENQKIIVAQKYLPRTEFLEYHLDTIFNK, encoded by the coding sequence GTGTTTCAAAGCGAGAAAATTTTAGCCGAAAAAGAAAATACTACTATAGAAAGCAAATTTGAAGATATACTCTCTGATATAAAAGATTTAAAAGGAGAAGATGTTATTAGAGAGGTAAGAACTAGAGTAAATCAATCCGTTTTTAGAAAAATGGTTTTATCTAATTATAATAATAAATGTGCAATTACGGGAATTGATATTCCTGAACTTTTATTAGCTAGTCATATAATACCTTGGTCGAAAAATGAAGAACATCGGTTAAATCCTGAAAATGGAATCTGTTTTTCGGCACTTTACGATAAAGCTTTTGATAAAGGATTGATAGGAATAAATACAAACCATGAAATTGTATTTTCGGATGCAATCAAAAAGAAAAGAGAAACGGAATTTTATCAAACATATTTTTCTCCAATTGAAAATCAAAAAATTATTGTTGCTCAAAAATATTTACCTAGAACAGAATTTCTAGAGTATCATCTGGATACTATTTTTAATAAATAA
- a CDS encoding ammonium transporter produces MKTEKWWVISFVIISIVSITGAFWPTVSGTDYVLSEFGTTDHIVPADVAWMLTSCCLVLIMTPGLSFFYGGMVGKKNVISTMLQSFICLGVVTLLWVVVGFSLAFGEPIGIHSGGNFYSFVGNPTTFAFMDYVGVLPHKQLANTIPFMLFALFQMKFAVIAPAIITGSFAERVRFISYLLFICLFTIFIYAPLCHAVWYPTGILGTYFGVKDFAGGTVVHMSAGFAALAGVLVLGKRKNSRHIPTNIPFVLLGTGMLWFGWFGFNAGSALAANGVAAMAFATTTTASAAAMLTWVFFDRINGRKVSALGACIGAVVGLVSITPAAGFISVPESMFFGFSAALVSNMVVNATFLKKIDDTLDVFACHGVGGIMGMILTAIFAHGEKASLLHGGWMVFAHHMMALVLVSIFTFFGAYLLFKVTNLIIPMRVSEESEHIGLDLSQHDETLEPKMKSAV; encoded by the coding sequence ATGAAAACAGAAAAGTGGTGGGTTATTTCCTTTGTCATTATAAGTATCGTATCTATAACGGGTGCATTTTGGCCAACAGTTAGCGGAACTGATTATGTCCTTTCAGAATTTGGAACCACAGATCATATTGTTCCTGCCGATGTTGCTTGGATGCTTACCTCTTGTTGCCTGGTTTTGATTATGACTCCTGGGCTTTCCTTTTTTTATGGAGGAATGGTTGGAAAAAAGAATGTAATATCAACGATGCTTCAAAGTTTTATTTGCCTTGGCGTAGTAACACTTTTGTGGGTTGTAGTTGGTTTTAGTCTTGCTTTTGGTGAGCCAATAGGAATTCATTCAGGAGGAAATTTTTATAGCTTCGTAGGAAATCCAACAACATTTGCCTTTATGGATTATGTGGGTGTTTTGCCTCATAAGCAATTAGCAAATACGATTCCGTTTATGTTGTTTGCCTTATTCCAAATGAAATTTGCAGTTATAGCGCCAGCAATTATTACAGGTTCATTCGCAGAGCGCGTTCGGTTTATCTCGTACCTTCTTTTTATCTGTTTGTTTACCATATTTATTTATGCTCCTTTATGTCATGCTGTTTGGTATCCTACAGGGATTTTAGGAACTTATTTTGGAGTTAAAGATTTTGCAGGAGGAACAGTTGTTCATATGAGCGCTGGTTTTGCAGCACTAGCAGGAGTTCTTGTATTAGGAAAAAGAAAAAATAGCCGACATATACCGACCAATATTCCTTTTGTATTATTAGGAACAGGAATGCTGTGGTTTGGCTGGTTTGGTTTTAATGCAGGTTCAGCTTTGGCAGCAAATGGTGTAGCGGCAATGGCTTTTGCTACCACAACAACAGCATCTGCAGCGGCAATGTTAACGTGGGTATTTTTTGATAGAATAAACGGGCGAAAAGTATCAGCTTTAGGAGCGTGTATTGGAGCAGTAGTAGGATTGGTTTCGATTACTCCAGCAGCCGGATTTATATCCGTCCCAGAAAGTATGTTTTTTGGATTCAGTGCTGCACTAGTTTCAAATATGGTGGTAAATGCTACTTTCTTGAAGAAAATAGATGATACTCTAGATGTTTTTGCTTGTCATGGAGTGGGAGGGATTATGGGAATGATTCTTACTGCAATTTTTGCACATGGCGAAAAAGCAAGTTTGCTTCACGGCGGATGGATGGTTTTTGCACATCATATGATGGCATTGGTCTTGGTATCGATATTTACTTTCTTCGGAGCTTATTTACTATTTAAGGTAACAAATCTAATTATCCCAATGCGTGTGTCAGAAGAATCAGAGCACATCGGATTGGACTTATCTCAACACGATGAAACGCTAGAGCCTAAAATGAAAAGTGCTGTTTAA
- a CDS encoding nuclear transport factor 2 family protein, whose translation MKKSILLLLFITSFAQAQTVEVDKINKTLDAWHKAAADASFEPYFSLMADDAIFIGTDATENWNKADFKVWAKPFFDRGKAWNFTALERHVFFDATGKTAWFDELLDTQMKICRGSGVMVKVGKEWKVKHYVLSMTIPNDNVDEIIKIKAPIEDVLITKLKKK comes from the coding sequence ATGAAAAAATCAATTTTACTTCTTTTATTCATTACCTCTTTTGCGCAAGCACAAACTGTTGAGGTCGATAAAATCAATAAAACTCTTGATGCTTGGCATAAAGCTGCAGCCGATGCTAGTTTTGAACCTTATTTTTCTTTAATGGCCGATGATGCGATTTTTATCGGAACAGATGCAACCGAAAATTGGAACAAAGCCGATTTTAAAGTATGGGCGAAGCCTTTTTTTGATAGAGGGAAAGCGTGGAATTTTACAGCATTAGAACGTCATGTCTTTTTTGATGCAACAGGAAAAACAGCTTGGTTTGATGAATTGCTAGATACTCAAATGAAAATTTGTCGCGGATCGGGTGTTATGGTAAAAGTGGGGAAAGAATGGAAAGTAAAGCATTATGTTTTGTCTATGACGATTCCAAACGACAATGTGGATGAAATTATTAAAATTAAGGCTCCAATTGAGGATGTTCTAATTACTAAATTAAAGAAAAAGTAA